Proteins encoded within one genomic window of Dermatophilus congolensis:
- a CDS encoding acetate/propionate family kinase produces MTSAVLVLNCGSSSLKFALIEPESGNREFTGLAERVDTPEASIRFDISGERTTVDGLDDTSHQGIISKVLARVEDFTKAHNIEIAAVGHRVVHGGEKFASSVLLDQAALDAIRDTVPLAPLHNPANIAGIEAVTAVMPNVAQVGVFDTAFHQSMPEKAYRYAVPQNWYDEHGVRRYGFHGTSHQYVAGKAAEADGRPIENLRIITAHLGNGCSITAIKDGKSVDTSMGLTPLEGLIMGTRSGDIDPGVISYISKATSSDAAAIDTKLNKESGLLGLSGVSNDMRTVEEAAAEGNKAAALALDAFHYRVAKYIASYCVALGGLDLLVFTGGIGENSDVTRADIIKQLGFLGLEIDPSVNDGLRGKTARITKDGDIAAWVIPTDEELVIARDAYRLSR; encoded by the coding sequence GTGACCTCTGCCGTCCTCGTCCTTAACTGCGGCTCATCCTCCCTTAAATTCGCACTCATCGAACCCGAGTCCGGAAACCGCGAGTTCACAGGCCTAGCCGAACGCGTCGACACCCCCGAAGCCTCCATTCGCTTCGACATCAGCGGAGAACGCACCACCGTCGATGGCCTCGACGACACCAGCCACCAAGGCATCATCAGCAAAGTCCTCGCCCGCGTCGAAGACTTCACCAAAGCCCACAACATCGAAATCGCTGCCGTCGGCCACCGCGTCGTACACGGCGGCGAAAAATTTGCCAGCTCCGTCCTCCTCGACCAGGCAGCCCTCGACGCGATCCGCGACACCGTGCCGCTGGCACCCCTGCACAACCCCGCCAACATCGCCGGCATCGAAGCCGTCACCGCCGTCATGCCCAACGTGGCCCAGGTCGGCGTCTTCGACACCGCATTCCACCAGAGCATGCCCGAAAAGGCCTACCGCTACGCCGTCCCCCAAAACTGGTACGACGAGCACGGCGTCCGCCGCTACGGCTTCCACGGCACCAGCCACCAATACGTAGCCGGCAAAGCCGCCGAAGCCGACGGCCGCCCCATCGAAAATCTCCGCATCATCACCGCCCACCTGGGCAACGGCTGCTCCATCACTGCCATCAAAGACGGAAAATCCGTCGACACCTCCATGGGACTCACCCCCCTCGAAGGTCTCATCATGGGCACCCGCTCCGGCGACATCGACCCCGGCGTGATCAGCTACATCAGCAAAGCCACCTCCAGCGACGCCGCCGCCATCGACACCAAACTCAACAAAGAGTCCGGCCTCCTAGGCCTATCCGGCGTCTCCAACGACATGCGCACCGTCGAAGAAGCCGCCGCCGAAGGTAACAAAGCAGCCGCTCTAGCCCTGGACGCCTTCCACTACCGCGTCGCCAAATACATCGCCTCCTACTGCGTCGCACTCGGTGGCCTAGACCTGCTCGTCTTCACCGGCGGCATCGGCGAAAACTCCGACGTCACCCGCGCAGACATCATCAAGCAGCTCGGCTTCCTCGGCCTGGAAATCGACCCCAGCGTCAACGACGGACTGCGCGGCAAAACCGCCCGCATCACCAAAGACGGCGACATCGCCGCCTGGGTCATCCCCACTGACGAAGAACTCGTCATCGCACGCGACGCATACCGCCTCAGCCGCTAA
- the recO gene encoding DNA repair protein RecO, whose protein sequence is MPLYREAAIVLRTTKLAEADRIITLLGRERGLIRAVGKGIRKTRSRFGARLEPGLVIDAQFYEGRNLDTVTQVEVLAPYGERITRDYDAWTAMIAMLEAAERFGQETTNSRNQFTLLAGALASIAAGEHDISMTLDAYLLRSVALAGWAPSFHDCAKCGAPGPHKAFNLTAGGTLCPHCRIPGSATPALATLAMLGALLEGDWDTAEQIAEPRYLREGSGLVRAYVQWHLERGVRALKYVERN, encoded by the coding sequence GTGCCCCTCTACCGCGAAGCCGCCATCGTGCTCAGAACCACCAAGCTCGCAGAGGCCGACCGCATCATCACCCTCCTCGGCCGCGAACGAGGACTCATCCGCGCCGTTGGCAAAGGAATCCGCAAGACACGCAGCCGCTTCGGAGCCCGCCTTGAACCCGGACTTGTCATCGACGCGCAGTTCTACGAAGGACGCAACCTCGACACCGTCACCCAAGTCGAAGTTCTTGCCCCCTATGGAGAACGAATCACCCGCGACTACGACGCCTGGACCGCCATGATCGCCATGCTCGAAGCTGCTGAACGATTCGGCCAAGAAACCACCAACTCCAGAAACCAATTCACCCTTCTCGCAGGCGCACTAGCTTCTATAGCGGCCGGGGAGCATGACATCTCAATGACCCTCGATGCCTACCTCCTACGCTCAGTCGCCCTTGCAGGCTGGGCGCCAAGCTTCCACGACTGCGCAAAATGTGGAGCCCCCGGCCCCCACAAAGCCTTCAACCTCACCGCCGGTGGAACCCTCTGCCCCCACTGTCGCATCCCCGGATCAGCTACCCCCGCCCTGGCCACCCTCGCCATGCTCGGCGCCCTCCTCGAAGGAGACTGGGATACAGCCGAACAAATAGCTGAACCGCGATACCTCCGCGAAGGATCTGGCCTCGTGCGCGCCTACGTGCAATGGCACCTAGAACGAGGAGTCCGCGCCCTGAAATACGTCGAACGCAACTAA
- the pta gene encoding phosphate acetyltransferase, which produces MSRRILVVPANHAAGVKAVCHGLLHALDERGVEVGYIKPLAGPDSHGADTSAQLVSLVTALQPPTPIPGAHIDALMSRNLVDSLMEEVVELAEPVLSDHEVVIIEGLAQEDEAPWADDLNAALARTLDAEVVLVVNGSDRTPEHVAERLGVALPHYQIGESSRVVGVVLNRLPSSTSEATKPYTDAVEARELRVIATITQDPTLAEPRMKDVADQLGLQSVNPGDSDRRVKGFVIGAQAIPGALPHLKEGHVLIAPGDRHDILMAACLAELNGTKLAGIVLSAGIGIDPAVATLCGTAMSNGLPIYMNNAPTYETSYAITHLSDSIPTDDEVRVRRVMESVSSRLEQSWIDAITQSTSHNRLSPAAFRRQLTTLAARANKRIVLPEGSEPRTVDAAITCHEKGIARCVLLAPRSEVEAVAASLGRVLPEDIEIIDPSEPAKRYVDALVERRKHKGMTEAMAKDALGDTVVLGTMMLHLDEVDGLVSGAVHTTANTIRPALQILGTKPGASLVSSVFFMGLPDEVLVYGDCAVNPDPNADQLADIAIQSADSAKAFGLDPRVAMISFSTGSSGSGADIEKVKAATERIHELRPDILVDGPLQYDAATTTSVAQSKAPESPVAGQANVFVFPDLNTGNTTYKAVQRSASVISIGPMLQGIAKPVNDLSRGALVEDIVYTIALTSIQADAQ; this is translated from the coding sequence ATGTCCCGACGAATTCTCGTCGTCCCCGCCAACCACGCAGCAGGCGTCAAAGCCGTCTGCCACGGCCTACTCCACGCCCTCGACGAACGTGGCGTCGAAGTCGGCTACATCAAACCCCTCGCAGGCCCCGACAGCCACGGCGCCGACACCTCTGCCCAACTCGTCTCCCTCGTCACCGCCCTCCAGCCCCCCACACCCATCCCCGGGGCCCACATCGACGCCCTCATGTCCCGCAACCTCGTCGACTCCCTTATGGAAGAAGTCGTCGAACTCGCCGAACCCGTCCTCAGCGACCACGAAGTCGTCATCATCGAAGGCCTCGCCCAAGAAGACGAAGCCCCCTGGGCTGACGACCTCAACGCCGCCCTGGCCCGCACCCTCGACGCTGAAGTCGTCCTCGTCGTCAACGGCTCAGACCGCACCCCAGAACACGTCGCAGAACGCCTAGGCGTTGCCCTGCCCCACTACCAGATCGGGGAAAGCAGCCGCGTCGTCGGCGTCGTCCTCAACCGCCTGCCCTCATCCACCTCCGAGGCAACCAAGCCCTACACCGACGCTGTCGAAGCCCGCGAGCTGCGCGTCATCGCCACCATCACCCAGGACCCAACCCTGGCCGAACCACGCATGAAAGACGTGGCAGACCAGCTCGGCCTCCAATCCGTTAACCCCGGAGACTCCGACCGGCGTGTCAAGGGCTTCGTTATCGGAGCACAAGCAATCCCCGGCGCCCTCCCCCACCTCAAAGAGGGCCATGTTCTCATCGCCCCCGGCGACCGTCACGACATCCTCATGGCCGCGTGCCTGGCCGAACTCAACGGCACCAAACTCGCTGGCATCGTGCTCTCCGCTGGCATAGGAATCGACCCAGCCGTTGCAACCCTCTGCGGCACCGCCATGAGCAATGGGCTGCCCATCTACATGAACAACGCACCCACGTACGAAACCTCGTACGCCATCACCCATCTCAGTGACAGCATCCCCACTGATGACGAGGTGCGAGTCCGCCGCGTCATGGAATCTGTCTCCTCCCGCCTGGAGCAGAGCTGGATCGACGCCATCACGCAGAGCACCAGCCACAACAGGCTCTCTCCTGCAGCGTTCCGTCGTCAGCTCACCACACTGGCAGCACGCGCAAACAAACGCATTGTCCTGCCCGAAGGCTCCGAGCCTCGCACTGTCGACGCAGCAATCACATGCCACGAAAAAGGCATCGCGCGTTGTGTTCTGCTGGCACCTCGCAGCGAGGTCGAAGCCGTTGCTGCTTCCCTGGGCCGTGTCCTGCCAGAAGACATCGAAATCATTGACCCGTCCGAACCGGCCAAGCGATACGTGGACGCTCTAGTCGAACGTCGCAAGCACAAGGGCATGACAGAAGCGATGGCTAAAGACGCCCTCGGTGACACAGTCGTGCTCGGCACCATGATGCTTCACCTTGATGAGGTTGATGGCCTGGTCTCTGGCGCCGTGCACACCACCGCTAACACCATCCGTCCAGCCCTGCAGATTCTGGGCACCAAGCCCGGCGCATCGCTTGTTTCCTCGGTGTTCTTCATGGGGCTGCCTGACGAGGTCCTCGTTTACGGTGACTGTGCAGTCAACCCCGACCCCAACGCCGACCAGCTTGCCGACATTGCGATCCAGTCCGCGGACTCCGCTAAGGCATTTGGTCTTGACCCACGCGTAGCCATGATTAGCTTCTCCACTGGCTCTTCTGGCTCTGGCGCCGACATCGAAAAGGTCAAAGCAGCCACAGAGCGCATTCACGAACTGCGCCCAGACATCCTCGTTGATGGCCCGCTGCAGTACGACGCCGCCACCACCACATCGGTTGCACAGAGCAAAGCCCCTGAGTCTCCCGTGGCTGGCCAGGCAAACGTGTTCGTGTTCCCCGACCTCAACACGGGTAACACCACGTACAAGGCTGTACAGCGCTCTGCCAGCGTTATCAGCATCGGCCCGATGCTGCAGGGCATTGCCAAGCCCGTCAACGACCTGTCGCGCGGCGCCCTCGTCGAGGACATCGTCTACACCATTGCATTGACCTCCATCCAGGCTGACGCCCAGTGA
- a CDS encoding isoprenyl transferase: MIAPMSSEYARPYPHPSGATAPQIPAKFLPKHVAIVMDGNGRWANQRGLSRTKGHEAGEAALLDVVAGAIEANITHLSAYAFSTENWKRSPEEVAFLMGFNRDVIRRRRDQLHEWGVRMRWVGRRPRLWKSVISELEIAQEMTKDNTGLTLYFCVNYGGRAELGDAAREIARKVAAGQLNPDKVDERTIAAHLTEPDMPDVDLFVRSSGEQRTSNFLLWQSAYAEMVFQDTLWPDYDRTTLWNAIEQYARRDRRYGGAVDTPAV, translated from the coding sequence ATGATCGCACCCATGAGCAGCGAATACGCCCGCCCCTACCCGCACCCAAGTGGAGCAACAGCCCCTCAGATCCCCGCCAAATTCCTCCCCAAACACGTCGCTATCGTCATGGATGGCAACGGACGCTGGGCCAACCAGCGAGGCCTCTCACGCACCAAAGGACATGAAGCAGGCGAGGCTGCGCTGCTGGACGTTGTCGCCGGCGCCATCGAAGCCAATATCACCCACCTGTCGGCATACGCCTTCTCCACCGAAAACTGGAAGCGCTCACCTGAAGAAGTGGCCTTCCTCATGGGGTTCAACCGCGACGTCATCCGCCGCCGTCGCGACCAACTCCACGAATGGGGAGTACGAATGCGCTGGGTTGGGCGCCGCCCCCGACTATGGAAATCCGTCATTAGCGAACTTGAGATCGCCCAAGAGATGACCAAAGACAACACTGGCCTGACCCTCTACTTCTGCGTCAACTATGGCGGCCGTGCTGAGCTAGGAGACGCAGCACGGGAAATCGCTCGCAAGGTCGCGGCAGGACAGCTCAACCCAGACAAAGTTGATGAGCGCACCATCGCCGCTCACCTCACTGAACCAGACATGCCTGACGTTGACCTGTTCGTGCGAAGCTCTGGCGAACAGCGCACCAGCAACTTCCTTCTCTGGCAGAGCGCCTACGCAGAGATGGTCTTCCAAGACACCCTGTGGCCCGACTACGACAGGACAACGCTGTGGAATGCCATCGAGCAATACGCCAGGCGCGACCGTCGCTATGGGGGAGCGGTCGACACACCCGCTGTATGA
- the dusB gene encoding tRNA dihydrouridine synthase DusB has protein sequence MTAAHVLPPLMIGSLSIPTPVVLAPMAGVTNRAFRRLCRSFAAEGLPDGGSCLYVSEMITSRALVERSPETMKLIEFDADEFPRSMQLYSVDPVTMARAARMVVDEGLADHIDLNFGCPVPKVTRKGGGSALPWKLDLFTDIVSMAVREASRGGIPVTVKMRMGIDADHLTYLDAGRRAVDVGAAAITLHGRTTAQAYSGHADLDAIARLKEAVPQVPVLGNGDIWSAEDALRMVERTGCDGVVVGRGCLGRPWLFADLAAAFNGSDMRMRPNLGQVVDALRAHAEYLVEFYGDEQRGARDIRKHIAWYLKGFPAGSYVRHNLALVKDLAALDALLGELDRDHPWPGVPAEGARGRQGTPRRVALPEGWLDSRSVDASAGACLAEAEVDASGG, from the coding sequence ATGACTGCTGCACATGTACTTCCTCCGTTGATGATCGGTTCTTTGTCGATCCCCACTCCTGTCGTTCTTGCACCGATGGCGGGGGTGACAAATCGTGCCTTCCGGCGTTTGTGTCGGAGTTTCGCTGCTGAAGGGCTCCCTGATGGGGGGAGTTGTTTGTATGTGAGCGAGATGATTACTTCGCGGGCGTTGGTGGAGCGTTCGCCGGAGACGATGAAGCTGATTGAGTTTGATGCCGATGAGTTTCCGCGGTCGATGCAGCTGTACAGCGTGGATCCGGTGACGATGGCGCGGGCTGCGCGGATGGTGGTGGATGAGGGGCTGGCGGATCATATTGATCTGAATTTTGGGTGTCCGGTGCCGAAGGTGACGCGTAAGGGTGGGGGTTCGGCGTTGCCGTGGAAGCTGGATTTGTTCACGGACATTGTTTCGATGGCGGTGCGAGAAGCTTCTCGTGGTGGGATTCCGGTGACGGTGAAGATGCGGATGGGGATCGATGCTGATCACCTGACGTATTTGGATGCTGGTCGGCGTGCTGTGGATGTGGGGGCTGCAGCGATTACGTTGCATGGTCGTACAACAGCGCAGGCGTATAGCGGTCATGCGGATTTGGATGCGATTGCGCGGTTGAAGGAGGCCGTTCCGCAGGTTCCTGTGTTGGGTAATGGGGACATTTGGTCGGCTGAGGATGCGTTGCGGATGGTGGAGCGCACGGGCTGCGATGGGGTGGTTGTTGGTCGTGGTTGTTTGGGGCGTCCGTGGTTGTTCGCTGATCTGGCTGCGGCGTTTAACGGTAGTGATATGCGGATGCGTCCGAATTTGGGGCAGGTGGTGGATGCGCTGCGTGCTCATGCTGAGTATTTGGTTGAGTTTTATGGTGATGAGCAGCGGGGGGCGCGTGATATCCGTAAGCACATCGCCTGGTATTTGAAGGGTTTCCCGGCGGGGTCGTATGTGCGGCATAACTTGGCGTTGGTGAAGGATTTGGCTGCGCTGGATGCGTTGTTGGGTGAGTTGGATCGGGATCATCCGTGGCCGGGTGTTCCTGCTGAGGGTGCACGGGGGCGTCAGGGAACGCCTCGGCGGGTTGCGTTGCCGGAGGGCTGGTTGGATAGCCGTTCGGTGGATGCTTCGGCGGGTGCGTGTCTTGCTGAGGCGGAGGTGGATGCTTCGGGTGGCTGA
- the argG gene encoding argininosuccinate synthase, producing the protein MSTVLTKLPVGKHIGLAFSGGLDTSVAVAWMRENGAVPCTYTANIGQYDEPDIASLPGRARDYGADIARLIDCRETLVEEGITAIATGAFHIRSGGRTYFNTTPISRAVTGTMLVRAMKEDGIDIWGDGSTYKGNDIERFYRYGLLANPHLTIYKPWLDEDFVAQLGGRHEMSQWLTERGLPYRETQEKAYSTDANIWGATHEAKTLEHLNTNLETINPIMGVRFWDPEVDIPTEDICITFEQGRPTAINDTAYPNPVDLVIEANAIGGRHGLGMSDQIENRIIEAKSRGIYEAPGMALLHIAYERLVNAIHNEDTITAYHTQGRALGRLMYEGRWLDPQSLMLRESLQRWVGSAISGTVTLRLRRGEDYSILDTVGEKLSYHPDKLSMERVENAAFGPTDRIGQLTMRNLDIADSRSRLEAYAEQGILPNAEEQNASTPALTAMHSASSHHAPVRAGF; encoded by the coding sequence ATGTCCACAGTTCTAACAAAACTCCCGGTCGGCAAACACATCGGCTTAGCCTTCTCTGGCGGCCTCGACACCTCCGTAGCCGTGGCCTGGATGCGTGAGAACGGCGCCGTCCCCTGCACGTACACCGCGAACATCGGGCAATACGACGAACCCGACATCGCCTCACTACCAGGACGTGCACGGGACTACGGCGCCGACATCGCACGCCTCATCGACTGCCGTGAAACACTCGTCGAAGAAGGCATCACCGCCATCGCCACCGGCGCATTTCACATCCGCTCCGGTGGGCGCACCTACTTCAATACCACCCCCATCAGCCGCGCAGTCACCGGCACCATGCTTGTACGCGCCATGAAAGAAGATGGCATCGACATCTGGGGCGACGGATCAACATACAAAGGCAACGACATCGAGCGGTTCTATCGCTATGGCCTTCTCGCAAATCCCCATCTGACCATCTACAAACCCTGGCTCGATGAAGACTTCGTCGCCCAACTCGGCGGACGCCACGAAATGAGCCAATGGCTCACCGAACGCGGCCTGCCCTACCGGGAAACCCAAGAAAAGGCCTACTCCACCGACGCCAACATTTGGGGAGCCACCCACGAGGCCAAAACCCTCGAACACCTCAACACCAACCTGGAAACCATCAACCCCATCATGGGAGTCCGTTTCTGGGACCCCGAGGTTGACATCCCCACCGAAGACATCTGCATCACCTTCGAGCAGGGACGTCCCACCGCCATCAACGACACGGCCTACCCCAACCCAGTTGACCTAGTCATCGAAGCAAATGCCATTGGCGGACGCCACGGCCTGGGAATGAGCGACCAGATCGAAAACCGCATCATCGAGGCAAAATCTCGCGGCATTTATGAAGCTCCCGGAATGGCCCTGCTGCACATCGCCTATGAACGCCTCGTTAACGCCATCCATAACGAAGACACCATCACCGCGTATCACACGCAGGGACGCGCACTCGGGCGCCTGATGTACGAAGGACGCTGGCTCGACCCGCAATCCCTCATGCTGCGTGAATCACTCCAGCGATGGGTCGGGTCAGCTATTTCCGGCACCGTGACACTGCGCTTGCGCCGTGGTGAGGATTACTCCATCCTCGACACCGTCGGTGAAAAACTCAGCTACCACCCTGACAAACTCTCCATGGAGCGTGTCGAAAACGCAGCTTTCGGGCCAACCGACCGTATTGGGCAACTCACAATGCGTAACCTCGACATTGCCGATTCACGGTCGCGGCTGGAGGCATACGCCGAACAAGGAATTCTGCCCAATGCTGAAGAACAGAACGCTTCCACACCGGCTCTGACCGCTATGCATAGTGCAAGCAGCCACCACGCCCCGGTGCGTGCAGGTTTCTAG